In Luteitalea sp. TBR-22, one genomic interval encodes:
- a CDS encoding PEGA domain-containing protein has product MKSTVSTAIVAAFLLAGVPAIVAGQRPRNPGGDSGGSSSGSSGGTSTGSVAVPRDGGSTPWGGGGSGASRPSEPVSRPSGGSRTTRGGGGGGGGPVYGGGSGSAPGYSRPRNGAPVTGYGVPRGSVATLPPIISGPIYWGPGDWYFYPWGYGALGLGYFWDPWMWSGMGYGWGGYGYPWADPYWGGGGGGGLGGSTYAPADSSQNATPDPFDPDAPTGGVRLKVEPRDAAVYVDGFYAGLVDDFDGAMQKLKITQGSHRIELRLAGYETATFTVTIVAGETTSYKTTLKRQ; this is encoded by the coding sequence ATGAAGAGCACAGTCAGCACCGCCATCGTCGCGGCCTTCCTCCTCGCCGGCGTGCCTGCCATCGTCGCCGGGCAGCGTCCCCGCAATCCGGGGGGCGACTCGGGTGGATCGTCGTCGGGTAGTTCGGGCGGGACGAGCACCGGCAGCGTCGCGGTCCCGCGAGACGGCGGCAGTACGCCGTGGGGCGGTGGCGGGTCGGGGGCTTCCCGGCCGAGTGAACCGGTCTCGCGTCCCTCCGGCGGCAGTCGCACCACGCGCGGGGGCGGCGGTGGAGGCGGCGGCCCCGTCTACGGCGGGGGCAGCGGCTCGGCACCCGGCTATTCGCGACCGCGCAACGGTGCTCCCGTCACCGGCTACGGCGTGCCCCGCGGCTCGGTGGCCACCCTGCCACCCATCATCTCGGGTCCGATCTACTGGGGTCCCGGCGACTGGTATTTCTACCCGTGGGGATACGGAGCCCTGGGCCTCGGCTACTTCTGGGATCCCTGGATGTGGAGCGGCATGGGTTACGGCTGGGGCGGCTACGGCTACCCGTGGGCCGACCCGTACTGGGGCGGCGGCGGCGGGGGCGGCCTCGGCGGCAGTACATACGCCCCGGCCGACAGCAGCCAGAACGCCACGCCCGATCCGTTCGACCCCGACGCCCCGACCGGCGGCGTGCGCCTGAAGGTGGAGCCACGCGATGCGGCGGTCTATGTCGACGGGTTCTACGCGGGCCTGGTCGACGACTTCGACGGCGCCATGCAGAAGCTGAAGATCACGCAGGGCTCGCACCGCATCGAACTGCGCCTGGCAGGGTACGAGACGGCCACCTTCACGGTGACGATCGTCGCCGGCGAGACGACCTCGTACAAGACCACGCTGAAGCGGCAATGA
- a CDS encoding acetyl/propionyl/methylcrotonyl-CoA carboxylase subunit alpha translates to MKTILIANRGEIAVRVMRACREMGIGTVAVYSEVDREARHVRYADRAFPLQGNAPGETYLRIDKLIAIAKASGTDAVHPGYGFLAENEDFAQACVDAGLTFIGPTPAVIARMGSKTAARDAAIAAGAPVVPGTQTPVLADVPDAEVQRLADAVGYPLMVKAVAGGGGKGMREVRSAAALVDAVHTARSEALGAFGDAAVYFERRLLRPRHVEIQLLADQHGTVLPFVERECSVQRRHQKVIEESPAPRMSVELRARMAEAAASVARTVGYTNAGTIEFLVDAEDRFYFLEMNTRLQVEHPVTEMVTGVDLVQWQIRIARGERLTVPPEQALVPRGHAIECRVYAEDPDQRFMPRPGRITSLHVPGGPGIRDDGGVDVGFEVPIHYDSMISKLVAWGADREQARTRMLRALSEYHVGGIPTTLPFFRWMLEQPSFVRGELDTTMLDTELERRAGEPFAPAGDGHREAAVLAVAASAFLASQRPAAAAAQPRSSTRGGWAAAARQAALRK, encoded by the coding sequence ATGAAGACCATCCTGATCGCCAACCGTGGCGAGATCGCCGTCCGCGTGATGCGGGCCTGTCGCGAGATGGGCATCGGCACGGTCGCCGTGTACTCCGAGGTCGATCGCGAGGCGCGGCACGTGCGCTATGCCGATCGCGCGTTCCCGTTGCAGGGCAATGCGCCCGGCGAGACCTACCTCCGCATCGACAAGCTGATCGCCATCGCGAAGGCGAGCGGCACCGACGCCGTGCATCCCGGCTACGGGTTCCTGGCCGAGAACGAGGACTTCGCGCAGGCCTGCGTCGACGCCGGGCTGACGTTCATCGGCCCGACGCCGGCCGTCATCGCCCGCATGGGCAGCAAGACCGCCGCCCGCGATGCGGCCATCGCCGCCGGCGCACCGGTCGTGCCGGGCACGCAGACGCCCGTGCTGGCCGACGTTCCCGACGCCGAGGTCCAACGGCTCGCCGACGCGGTCGGCTACCCGCTGATGGTCAAGGCGGTGGCCGGCGGCGGCGGCAAGGGCATGCGCGAGGTGCGCAGCGCGGCGGCGCTCGTCGACGCCGTGCACACCGCGCGGTCGGAGGCCCTCGGCGCGTTCGGCGACGCGGCGGTGTACTTCGAGCGCCGCCTCCTGCGCCCCCGGCACGTCGAGATCCAGCTGCTCGCCGACCAGCACGGCACGGTCCTGCCGTTCGTCGAGCGCGAGTGCTCGGTGCAGCGGCGCCACCAGAAGGTGATCGAGGAGTCGCCCGCGCCGCGCATGAGTGTCGAGCTGCGCGCACGCATGGCCGAGGCGGCGGCCTCGGTCGCGCGCACCGTCGGCTACACCAACGCCGGGACGATCGAGTTCCTCGTCGATGCCGAGGACCGGTTCTACTTCCTCGAGATGAACACGCGGCTGCAGGTGGAGCACCCGGTCACCGAGATGGTCACGGGCGTGGACCTGGTGCAGTGGCAGATCCGCATCGCCCGCGGCGAGCGCCTCACGGTCCCGCCCGAGCAGGCACTCGTGCCGCGCGGCCACGCCATCGAGTGCCGGGTCTACGCCGAGGATCCCGACCAGCGCTTCATGCCGCGGCCCGGTCGCATCACCTCGCTGCACGTCCCCGGCGGGCCGGGCATCCGCGACGACGGCGGCGTCGACGTCGGGTTCGAGGTGCCCATCCACTACGACTCGATGATTTCCAAGCTCGTGGCCTGGGGCGCCGACCGCGAGCAGGCGCGGACGCGCATGCTGCGGGCCCTGTCGGAGTACCACGTGGGCGGCATCCCGACCACGCTGCCCTTCTTCCGCTGGATGCTGGAGCAGCCCTCGTTCGTGCGCGGCGAGCTCGACACCACGATGCTCGACACCGAGCTGGAGCGGCGTGCCGGCGAGCCGTTCGCGCCCGCCGGCGACGGCCACCGCGAGGCCGCGGTGCTGGCCGTGGCCGCCTCGGCGTTCCTTGCCAGCCAGCGGCCTGCCGCCGCGGCGGCCCAGCCGCGCAGCTCGACACGCGGCGGCTGGGCTGCCGCGGCCAGGCAGGCCGCCCTCAGAAAGTAG
- the fsa gene encoding fructose-6-phosphate aldolase, with translation MKFFVDTGNIADIKRLHALGIVDGVTTNPSLMAKEKQDPRAILKEICDIVQGPVSGEVVATDLEGMLREGRELREISEHIVVKVPFTPAGVQACKTLSDEGTRVNVTLVFSAAQALIAAKVGAYFVSPFVGRLDDIGHDGMGLIEDIVEIYDNYEFTTQVLVASTRGPLHIIEAAKLGADICTCPPAVIEALFKHPLTDIGLERFLKDWEKAQQK, from the coding sequence ATGAAGTTCTTCGTCGATACAGGCAACATCGCGGACATCAAGCGGCTGCATGCGCTCGGGATCGTGGACGGCGTCACCACCAATCCGTCGCTCATGGCCAAGGAGAAGCAGGACCCCAGGGCCATCCTCAAGGAGATCTGCGACATCGTGCAGGGCCCGGTGAGCGGCGAGGTGGTCGCCACCGACCTCGAGGGCATGCTCCGCGAAGGGCGCGAGCTGCGCGAGATCTCCGAGCACATCGTCGTGAAGGTGCCATTCACGCCCGCCGGCGTGCAGGCCTGCAAGACGCTCAGCGACGAGGGCACGCGCGTCAACGTGACGCTGGTGTTCTCGGCCGCCCAGGCCCTCATCGCCGCCAAGGTCGGCGCCTACTTCGTCAGCCCGTTCGTCGGCCGCCTCGACGACATCGGCCACGATGGCATGGGGCTCATCGAGGACATCGTCGAGATCTACGACAACTACGAGTTCACCACGCAGGTGCTCGTGGCGAGCACCCGCGGGCCGCTGCACATCATCGAGGCCGCCAAGCTCGGCGCCGACATCTGCACCTGCCCGCCCGCGGTCATCGAGGCGCTCTTCAAGCACCCGCTCACCGACATCGGCCTCGAGCGGTTCCTGAAGGACTGGGAGAAAGCGCAGCAGAAGTAG
- a CDS encoding acetyl-CoA carboxylase biotin carboxyl carrier protein subunit, protein MRLHIELDGQVSEVTIVAGANAGTLDLHLDGRALSCDVRDLGHGRLSLRLPDGAMLDMVVEGGAQPGERLVHVDGRRLPALASTRARRSAGSGAAAGGPLRLVAPMPGKVLRVPVAVGDLVEARQPLVVIEAMKMENALSAGRAGMVREVLVRAGESVEAGRPLVVVE, encoded by the coding sequence ATGCGCCTTCACATCGAGCTCGACGGGCAGGTCAGCGAGGTCACCATCGTTGCCGGCGCCAACGCCGGCACGCTCGACCTGCACCTCGACGGCCGCGCGCTGTCCTGCGACGTCCGTGATCTGGGACATGGACGACTCAGCCTGCGCCTGCCCGACGGCGCGATGCTCGACATGGTCGTCGAGGGCGGCGCGCAGCCGGGCGAGCGCCTGGTGCACGTGGACGGCCGGCGACTGCCCGCCCTGGCGTCGACCCGCGCTCGTCGGTCCGCCGGCAGCGGCGCCGCGGCCGGCGGGCCACTGCGCCTCGTCGCGCCGATGCCCGGCAAGGTCCTGCGCGTGCCGGTCGCGGTCGGCGATCTCGTCGAGGCTCGCCAGCCCCTCGTGGTCATCGAGGCCATGAAGATGGAGAACGCGCTCTCGGCAGGCCGGGCAGGCATGGTGCGCGAGGTCCTCGTGCGGGCCGGCGAGTCGGTCGAGGCCGGGCGCCCGCTCGTGGTCGTGGAGTGA
- a CDS encoding acyl-CoA carboxylase subunit beta has translation MAHQSPSARFAELEHRAELGGGADRIARQHAAGKLTARERIERLFDPGTFEEVDKLVVHRCRDFGMEAQQIPGDGVVCGSGCVDGRVVYAFAQDFTVFGGSLSETNAAKICKIMDQAVKVGAPIVGLNDSGGARIQEGVASLAGYADIFLRNTLASGVVPQISAILGPCAGGAVYSPAITDFTVMTEATSYMFVTGPDVIRTVTHEDVTKEELGGAMTHNARSGVAHFAVADDDAALALVRDLLSYLPSNNVDDPPVAPTTDPSDREAPELDTIVPASAMQPYDMHEVIGAIVDEGVFLEVQQHFARNLVVGFARMGGRPVGIVANQPAHLAGVLDIDASVKGARFVRFCDAFNIPLVTFEDVPGFLPGTVQEFGGIIRHGAKLLYAYAEATVPKITVVTRKAYGGAYCVMSSKHLRTDVNLAWPTAELAVMGPEGAVNILYKREIETAADPVAARAARVEEFREAFANPYVAATRGFLDEVIAPRTTRMRICRALERLHGKRETMPPKKHGNIPL, from the coding sequence ATGGCCCACCAGAGCCCGTCCGCGCGCTTCGCCGAGCTCGAGCACCGCGCCGAGCTCGGCGGCGGCGCCGATCGCATCGCCCGCCAGCACGCGGCGGGCAAGCTCACCGCCCGCGAGCGCATCGAGCGCCTCTTCGACCCCGGCACGTTCGAGGAAGTCGACAAGCTCGTCGTCCATCGCTGCCGCGATTTCGGGATGGAAGCGCAGCAGATCCCCGGCGACGGCGTGGTCTGCGGCAGCGGGTGCGTGGACGGGCGCGTGGTGTACGCCTTCGCGCAGGACTTCACGGTCTTCGGCGGGTCGCTGTCGGAGACCAACGCCGCCAAGATCTGCAAGATCATGGATCAGGCCGTGAAGGTGGGTGCCCCCATCGTCGGCCTCAACGACTCGGGCGGCGCCCGCATCCAGGAAGGGGTGGCGTCGCTGGCCGGGTACGCCGACATCTTCCTGCGCAACACGCTCGCCTCGGGCGTGGTGCCGCAGATCTCGGCCATCCTCGGGCCCTGCGCCGGCGGCGCCGTCTACTCGCCGGCGATCACCGACTTCACCGTGATGACCGAGGCCACGAGCTACATGTTCGTGACCGGGCCCGACGTCATCCGGACGGTCACCCACGAGGACGTCACCAAGGAGGAACTCGGTGGCGCCATGACCCACAACGCGCGCAGCGGCGTCGCCCACTTCGCGGTGGCCGACGACGACGCGGCCCTCGCGCTGGTGCGCGACCTGCTGTCGTACCTGCCGTCCAACAACGTCGACGACCCGCCGGTCGCCCCGACCACCGATCCGAGCGATCGCGAGGCGCCCGAGCTCGACACCATCGTGCCGGCCTCGGCGATGCAGCCCTACGACATGCACGAGGTGATCGGCGCGATCGTCGACGAGGGGGTGTTCCTCGAAGTGCAGCAGCACTTCGCCAGGAACCTCGTCGTCGGCTTCGCGCGCATGGGCGGCCGCCCGGTCGGCATCGTCGCCAACCAGCCGGCCCACCTGGCCGGCGTCCTCGACATCGACGCCTCGGTGAAGGGCGCGCGCTTCGTGCGCTTCTGCGACGCCTTCAACATCCCGCTGGTGACCTTCGAGGACGTGCCCGGGTTCCTGCCCGGCACCGTGCAGGAGTTCGGCGGCATCATCAGGCACGGCGCGAAGCTGCTCTACGCCTACGCCGAGGCCACCGTCCCGAAGATCACGGTGGTGACCCGCAAGGCCTACGGCGGCGCGTACTGCGTGATGTCGAGCAAGCACCTGCGCACCGACGTCAACCTCGCCTGGCCGACGGCGGAACTCGCCGTGATGGGTCCCGAGGGCGCCGTCAACATCCTCTACAAGCGCGAGATCGAGACGGCTGCCGACCCGGTGGCGGCACGGGCGGCGCGCGTGGAGGAGTTCCGCGAGGCGTTCGCCAATCCGTACGTCGCGGCGACGCGCGGCTTCCTCGACGAGGTCATCGCCCCGCGCACCACGCGGATGCGCATCTGTCGCGCGCTCGAGCGCCTGCACGGCAAGCGCGAGACGATGCCGCCGAAGAAGCACGGGAACATTCCGCTGTGA
- a CDS encoding fumarylacetoacetate hydrolase family protein — protein sequence MAKIFRTPDGYVVEEGGAFRALEGDIFGAWRAGAEVAAPSQVLAPVTPSKIVCIGLNYKDHAAEQGKPLPAEPLIFLKPSSAIVDPGDAIVIPEGVGRVDYESELAVVIGRRATRVSEAEAMTHVLGYTCMNDVTARDLQKKDGRYTRAKGFDTFAPLGPCIATGLSPADLRVTGTLNGVVRQDSSTRELIFPVAMLIAYISRIMTLLPGDVVSTGTPAGIGPLQAGDEIVVDVEGIGALRNPVIAAS from the coding sequence ATGGCGAAGATCTTCAGGACCCCGGACGGGTACGTGGTGGAGGAGGGCGGCGCGTTCCGCGCCCTCGAGGGCGACATCTTCGGGGCCTGGCGCGCCGGTGCCGAGGTGGCGGCGCCGTCGCAGGTGCTGGCGCCCGTGACGCCATCGAAGATCGTGTGCATCGGCCTGAACTACAAGGACCACGCCGCCGAGCAGGGCAAGCCGCTGCCGGCCGAGCCGCTGATCTTCCTCAAGCCGTCGAGTGCGATCGTCGACCCTGGCGACGCCATCGTCATCCCCGAGGGCGTCGGCCGCGTCGACTACGAGTCGGAACTGGCCGTGGTGATCGGCCGCCGCGCGACGCGGGTGTCCGAGGCCGAGGCGATGACGCACGTGCTCGGCTACACGTGCATGAACGACGTCACGGCGCGTGACCTGCAGAAGAAGGACGGGCGCTACACCCGGGCGAAGGGCTTCGACACGTTCGCGCCGCTCGGCCCGTGCATCGCCACCGGCCTCTCGCCGGCGGACCTGCGGGTGACCGGCACGCTGAACGGCGTGGTCCGGCAGGACTCGAGCACGCGGGAGCTGATCTTCCCCGTGGCCATGCTCATCGCGTACATCTCGCGGATCATGACGCTGCTGCCTGGGGACGTCGTGTCGACCGGGACGCCGGCCGGCATCGGTCCGCTGCAGGCCGGCGACGAAATCGTGGTGGACGTCGAGGGCATCGGCGCGCTGCGCAACCCGGTGATCGCCGCCTCGTAG
- a CDS encoding APC family permease, whose protein sequence is MPSAATSHLERRLSAYDAAAVVVSNVIGSGILFMPAIVAGMAGHPGAMLAVWLAGGILAFAGAMAYAELAALRPRSGGEYVYLREAFGPLAAFLTGWASFVAGFSGAIAATSMGLVGLLDRFFPGVGNSTPWVSLPLGVISLSLSPQQLLAIVIIVSLSVVHGLGLGPGRVVQNALALVKVMALVVFVAAGLSFGQGTTAHFIASPTATWTVSGLLLALIPVMFSYSGWNAAAYIAEEVKDPGRNVPRALAMGTIAVVVLFVAMNVVYLYALDVQAMAAVEVRVVDAAAQVLFGPGAATMLVVVGIFIALGTISANVFAGPRVYYAMARDGLFLRAAAQVNPRTQTPLAAIVAQAVWCVVLVLTGTFAQLVNYTGFTVVLFAGIAVLALFVLRRREPDAPRPFKALGYPVAPALFVVASAAMVVNAIWREPLPSLAGVAILATGVPVYWLFQRAR, encoded by the coding sequence GTGCCGTCGGCAGCGACGTCGCACCTCGAGCGCCGCCTGTCCGCGTACGACGCGGCAGCCGTCGTCGTCTCCAACGTCATCGGCAGCGGCATCCTCTTCATGCCCGCCATCGTGGCCGGCATGGCGGGCCATCCGGGCGCCATGCTCGCCGTGTGGCTGGCTGGCGGCATCCTGGCGTTCGCCGGCGCGATGGCCTACGCCGAACTCGCCGCGCTTCGCCCGCGCTCGGGCGGCGAGTACGTCTACCTGCGCGAGGCCTTCGGCCCGCTGGCGGCGTTCCTCACGGGCTGGGCCTCGTTCGTCGCCGGCTTCTCAGGGGCGATTGCCGCGACGTCGATGGGGCTCGTCGGCCTGCTCGACCGGTTCTTCCCCGGCGTCGGGAACTCGACGCCCTGGGTGAGCCTGCCGCTCGGCGTGATCTCGCTGAGCCTGTCCCCTCAGCAGCTGCTGGCCATCGTCATCATCGTGTCGCTGTCGGTGGTGCACGGGCTCGGGCTCGGGCCCGGGCGAGTGGTGCAGAACGCGCTGGCGCTCGTCAAGGTGATGGCGTTGGTGGTCTTCGTCGCGGCTGGCCTCTCGTTCGGGCAGGGCACGACCGCCCACTTCATCGCGTCGCCGACCGCCACCTGGACGGTCTCGGGCCTGCTGCTGGCGCTCATCCCGGTGATGTTCAGCTACTCCGGCTGGAACGCCGCCGCCTACATCGCCGAGGAAGTGAAGGATCCGGGACGCAACGTGCCGCGGGCGCTCGCGATGGGGACGATTGCGGTCGTCGTGCTGTTCGTCGCGATGAACGTCGTGTACCTCTACGCCCTCGACGTGCAGGCCATGGCCGCCGTGGAGGTGCGCGTCGTCGACGCTGCGGCACAGGTCCTGTTCGGCCCCGGCGCCGCGACGATGCTGGTCGTGGTCGGCATCTTCATCGCGCTCGGGACGATCAGCGCCAACGTGTTCGCGGGGCCACGCGTGTACTACGCGATGGCGCGCGACGGCCTGTTCCTGCGGGCTGCGGCCCAGGTCAACCCGAGGACCCAGACGCCGCTGGCCGCCATCGTCGCGCAGGCGGTGTGGTGCGTGGTGCTGGTGCTGACCGGGACCTTCGCGCAGTTGGTCAACTACACCGGCTTCACGGTGGTGCTGTTTGCCGGCATCGCCGTCCTGGCGCTGTTCGTCCTGCGCCGTCGTGAACCCGACGCCCCGCGTCCGTTCAAGGCGCTCGGGTATCCCGTGGCGCCGGCACTGTTCGTGGTCGCGAGCGCCGCGATGGTCGTCAATGCGATCTGGCGCGAGCCATTGCCGTCACTGGCGGGCGTCGCCATCCTCGCGACCGGAGTGCCCGTGTACTGGTTGTTCCAGCGCGCACGGTAA